In Vigna angularis cultivar LongXiaoDou No.4 chromosome 8, ASM1680809v1, whole genome shotgun sequence, one DNA window encodes the following:
- the LOC108320026 gene encoding uncharacterized protein LOC108320026 has protein sequence MLFTVTLSASGSWLRLALFLSCKCWLGSITASETPSLAYTATRLCMFFWCVEIKIICQHTARPRNRELKILNRFLRSLLETQTLQGNKQIDIKGYSKPIMNENTQTEDKMTDIFRERACRRH, from the exons ATGCTCTTCACGGTAACTTTGTCGGCAAGTGGTTCTTGGCTACGTTTGGCTCTTTTCTTATCATGTAAGTGCTGGCTAGGATCAATTACTGCATCAGAAACTCCTTCACTTGCATACACTGCTACAAGATTGTGTATGTTTTTCTG GTGTGTAGAGATCAAGATAATATGTCAGCATACAGCCAGGCCAAGAAACAGAGAATTGAAAATCTTGAACAG ATTTCTCAGATCACTGTTAGAAACTCAAACCTTACAAGGGAATAAACAGATAGACATAAAAGGGTATTCGAAGCCTATCATGAACGAAAATACACAGACAGAAGATAAAATGACAGACATCTTCCGAGAAAGAGCCTGTCGGAGACACTAG
- the LOC108320018 gene encoding disease resistance protein RUN1-like encodes MVGEINFMEALELFKWNAFKNKEVDPCYKEVTERAMYYANGLPLAWEAIGSNLFGKTLDEWESTLETYERIPNRDVQEVLKDSYDRLEASQQEMFLETTCFFSGRSRRYVRNTLEARGGVCPQFGLKVLEERSLIKIRKCPHDTMEMHHIWEKK; translated from the coding sequence ATGGTTGGTGAAATTAACTTTATGGAAGCCCTTGAATTGTTTAAGTGGAATGCTTTCAAAAACAAAGAAGTTGATCCATGTTACAAGGAAGTCACAGAGCGTGCAATGTATTATGCCAATGGCCTTCCATTGGCTTGGGAAGCTATAGGCTCGAACTTGTTTGGAAAAACCTTGGATGAGTGGGAATCTACATTAGAAACTTATGAGAGAATTCCAAATAGAGATGTTCAGGAAGTTCTTAAAGATAGCTATGATAGATTGGAGGCTTCTCAGCAAGAAATGTTTCTTGAGACAACTTGCTTCTTTAGTGGACGGTCTCGTAGATACGTTAGAAATACGCTTGAGGCAAGAGGTGGTGTTTGTCCACAATTTGGTCTGAAAGTGCTGGAAGAAAGATCTCTCATTAAAATTCGGAAATGTCCGCATGATACTATGGAAATGCATCACATATGGGAAAAGAAATAG
- the LOC108320017 gene encoding TMV resistance protein N-like, producing MRFTDTRFGFTGNLYSALSQRGIFTFINDEALRKGEEITASLRKTIQESRISIIVFSKNYAFSTFCLDELLQIIECHTKQNMWILPVFYDVESSQVRHQTGSYQEAFSNHGERFKDDIQKLQQWRLALRHAADLAGFPFKTGEKYESEILKKITEEISTKLNRPPLHIADYPVGLKVRMQHIQEFMGGEFDKKVTMLGIHGMRGIGKSTLSRAMYNLMAHQFEASHFLANVREKSYKDGLMHIQETMMSELMGERNIKLGDVHRGIPILQHRLCGKKVLLVLDDISKKEQLHTTAGGLDWFGSGSIIIITTRDKHLLDVHGVQK from the exons ATGCGGTTTACAG ATACCCGTTTTGGTTTCACTGGTAATCTGTACAGTGCTTTGAGTCAAAGGGGAATCTTTACCTTCATCAATGATGAAGCACTCAGAAAGGGAGAAGAGATCACAGCGTCTCTTCGCAAGACAATCCAAGAATCCAGGATATCCATCATTGTTTTCTCCAAAAACTATGCTTTCTCAACATTTTGTTTGGACGAACTTCTCCAAATCATTGAGTGccacacaaaacagaacatgTGGATTTTGCCAGTGTTTTATGACGTAGAGTCATCACAAGTGCGACATCAAACAGGGAGTTACCAAGAAGCATTTTCAAATCATGGTGAAAGATTCAAAGATGACATTCAGAAGCTTCAACAATGGAGGCTGGCTTTGCGTCATGCTGCCGATTTGGCTGGTTTTCCTTTCAAAACTGG TGAAAAGTATGAGTCTGAGATACTGAAAAAGATCACAGAAGAGATCTCCACTAAGCTTAATCGACCTCCCTTGCATATTGCTGATTATCCTGTTGGTTTGAAAGTTCGGATGCAACATATACAAGAATTCATGGGTGGTGAGTTTGATAAGAAAGTAACCATGCTTGGGATTCATGGAATGAGAGGAATTGGAAAATCAACTCTTTCACGTGCGATGTACAACTTGATGGCACATCAATTTGAAGCTTCGCACTTTCTTGCTAATGTCAGGGAAAAATCATATAAGGATGGTCTGATGCATATCCAAGAGACAATGATGTCTGAGTTAATGGGGGAAAGAAATATCAAGTTAGGAGATGTGCATCGTGGAATTCCAATACTACAACACAGACTTTGTGGGAAAAAGGTCCTCCTTGTGCTTGATGATATTAGCAAAAAAGAACAATTGCATACAACTGCTGGAGGACTTGATTGGTTTGGCTCTGGTAGCATCATCATCATAACAACAAGGGATAAGCATTTGTTAGATGTTCATGGAGTTCAAAAATAA